One part of the Flavobacteriales bacterium genome encodes these proteins:
- a CDS encoding N-acetyltransferase produces the protein MNENMFQAIADDVQLGKDVRIFRFVNLYGCRIGDNTKIGAFVEIQKNASVGKNCKVSSHSFICEGVHIGDDVFVGHGVIFINDRYPRAVNEDGSLQTEEDWAVIETIVKDRVSIGSGVTILCGVTIGENAMIGAGAVVTKDVPAGAVVAGNPARIKR, from the coding sequence ATGAATGAGAATATGTTTCAGGCTATTGCCGATGATGTTCAACTGGGTAAGGATGTCCGGATATTTCGTTTTGTGAATCTTTATGGTTGTCGTATTGGGGACAACACAAAAATAGGAGCGTTCGTCGAGATTCAGAAAAATGCATCTGTAGGGAAGAATTGTAAAGTATCTTCACATTCCTTCATTTGTGAAGGGGTTCATATTGGAGATGATGTTTTCGTTGGTCATGGTGTGATCTTCATTAATGACCGCTATCCCAGAGCGGTCAATGAAGATGGTTCTCTGCAAACAGAAGAGGACTGGGCCGTTATCGAGACCATTGTTAAAGATCGGGTGTCTATAGGGTCAGGAGTTACGATATTGTGCGGTGTGACGATAGGAGAAAATGCGATGATAGGTGCAGGAGCGGTAGTGACAAAAGATGTTCCCGCAGGAGCTGTTGTTGCCGGTAATCCGGCGCGTATAAAACGGTAA
- a CDS encoding Gfo/Idh/MocA family oxidoreductase — MNIGIIGLGYWGPNLVRNAIMNDHIHKVYCFDRDESRLQKMKKTFDSVICCNKLEDILGADEIDSVAIVTPVETHYGLAKEALNHGKNILVEKPFMSSVAEAEEILELADRKGLITMVDHTFIYTSAVRKIKELIDSGELGELYYYDSVRVNLGLFQRDVNVIWDLAPHDFSIMNYLIGREPKTVQAMGGDHVGKGLEDVAYVHIDFGDNLTAHFHLNWLSPLKLRKTLLAGSKKMVVYDDMENSEKIKVYNKGIDVKTKEDEYKMLIKYRWGDMYSPALDNVEALQAMLQEFVDAVDGKRNPITSGRDGLNVVKILEATQWSIKNRGTVVEI; from the coding sequence ATGAATATCGGAATTATTGGCTTGGGTTATTGGGGCCCCAACCTTGTGAGAAATGCGATCATGAATGATCACATTCACAAGGTGTACTGTTTTGATCGGGATGAGTCACGCCTTCAAAAAATGAAGAAGACATTTGACTCCGTCATATGTTGCAATAAACTTGAAGATATTCTTGGTGCTGATGAGATTGATTCGGTTGCTATTGTAACCCCAGTGGAAACACACTATGGCCTGGCCAAAGAGGCGCTCAATCATGGGAAGAATATCCTGGTGGAAAAACCCTTTATGTCTTCAGTGGCTGAGGCGGAAGAGATCCTGGAGTTGGCTGATAGGAAGGGACTCATCACGATGGTGGATCATACTTTTATTTATACATCCGCAGTCAGGAAGATTAAGGAACTTATAGATTCAGGTGAATTAGGTGAATTGTATTATTACGATTCGGTTAGGGTAAACCTCGGTCTGTTTCAAAGGGACGTGAACGTTATATGGGATCTGGCTCCCCATGACTTTTCAATCATGAATTACCTGATTGGCAGAGAGCCTAAAACGGTTCAGGCCATGGGAGGTGATCACGTAGGTAAGGGGCTGGAAGACGTAGCTTATGTGCATATTGATTTCGGTGATAACCTCACCGCACATTTCCACTTGAATTGGCTATCTCCTCTGAAACTGAGAAAAACACTACTTGCAGGCTCTAAGAAAATGGTCGTGTACGATGATATGGAGAATTCGGAAAAGATCAAAGTATACAATAAAGGCATTGATGTTAAGACCAAAGAGGATGAATACAAGATGTTGATTAAGTATCGTTGGGGAGATATGTACTCACCAGCACTGGATAATGTAGAGGCCTTGCAGGCTATGTTGCAGGAATTTGTGGATGCCGTGGATGGCAAACGAAACCCGATCACCAGTGGGCGTGATGGGCTGAATGTAGTGAAGATACTGGAAGCGACCCAGTGGTCAATAAAAAACAGAGGAACCGTTGTAGAGATATGA
- a CDS encoding glycosyltransferase: protein MKKRMLFLTHEVPYPAVSGGTIKTWKLLEYFASRYILTLVCLNKGTNKDTEQEMVEKLQPHDYLSINHQRSRNLFALAGSYLTGSPMAVYRNHNNRLMVKTRALCKNTDLIFVDHYEMFQYVAKDCAAPVVLHEHNAEFLLWQRYAEKQSNPLKSWVLQRESRRVIGVEKTYAQRADMILAAPNDTDSLTTQGVPHDKFRPTYHLGDDTLLEQPPVVFHNNEKVVLYIGSLWWEPNIDGLCWFIENIWPQIVSKDPEVTLWVIGKTKDQRLKEVVAGKKGVVIKGFVDDLTPVYAAARLAIVPLRFGSGMKVKVLNFLYRGLPVVTTTIGTEGIELQNNKDVIIPEGDEDWSRQILKLVNDPELCSRIGQAGRELAERKYTWKKHLHDLQSFLGQL, encoded by the coding sequence ATGAAAAAACGCATGTTGTTTCTGACACATGAGGTTCCCTATCCCGCCGTAAGCGGTGGTACGATAAAGACGTGGAAGTTACTTGAGTATTTTGCATCCAGGTATATCCTTACACTTGTTTGCCTGAACAAGGGCACGAACAAAGACACCGAACAGGAGATGGTGGAGAAGTTACAACCCCATGACTACCTTTCCATCAACCATCAACGATCCCGAAACCTTTTTGCATTGGCAGGAAGTTATTTGACCGGAAGCCCCATGGCCGTTTACCGCAACCACAACAACCGGCTTATGGTTAAGACGCGCGCACTTTGTAAAAATACCGATCTGATATTTGTGGACCACTATGAAATGTTCCAATACGTGGCAAAAGATTGCGCTGCCCCCGTGGTACTTCATGAACATAATGCAGAATTCCTGCTTTGGCAACGCTATGCAGAAAAACAATCAAACCCATTAAAGTCATGGGTATTACAGCGGGAATCTCGCAGGGTGATTGGGGTTGAAAAAACCTATGCACAAAGGGCAGATATGATCCTTGCCGCACCAAATGACACGGATTCTCTCACCACCCAGGGCGTTCCTCATGATAAATTCCGGCCAACTTATCACCTGGGAGACGATACCTTGCTGGAGCAACCACCTGTTGTGTTTCATAACAACGAGAAAGTGGTGCTTTACATCGGCTCATTATGGTGGGAGCCAAATATTGACGGACTGTGCTGGTTTATAGAAAACATTTGGCCGCAAATTGTATCAAAAGACCCGGAGGTTACCCTATGGGTCATCGGAAAAACAAAAGATCAGCGTCTTAAGGAGGTGGTTGCAGGAAAAAAAGGAGTGGTCATCAAGGGCTTCGTGGATGATCTGACCCCTGTATATGCAGCGGCCCGACTGGCCATTGTGCCATTGCGCTTTGGAAGTGGAATGAAAGTAAAAGTGTTGAATTTCCTTTACCGCGGTCTGCCGGTTGTAACAACAACTATAGGCACCGAAGGCATAGAACTACAGAACAACAAAGACGTTATCATTCCCGAAGGAGATGAAGACTGGAGCAGGCAGATATTAAAGCTGGTCAATGATCCCGAGCTCTGCAGCCGGATCGGGCAGGCAGGCAGGGAACTGGCTGAACGGAAGTACACCTGGAAAAAACATCTGCATGATCTGCAAAGTTTTCTTGGTCAACTATAG
- the murB gene encoding UDP-N-acetylmuramate dehydrogenase translates to MTIEENITLRSYHTFHCESSARYLARCATTDDLQLVLADQKFREMPMLILGGGSNVLFTSDFNGLVLRNELKGIRVIQEDDTHVWLQANGGEVWNDVVNHAIANGWGGLENLSLIPGNIGAAPMQNIGAYGVELKDVFHSLEAINREDGSVQTFSHADCAFGYRESVFKNTLKDCFIITSVTLRLTKHPVVNTSYGAIEKELEVMGINSPGIREVGEAVCRIRQSKLPDPEHLGNAGSFFKNPVIDKNEAIKLAAEFPEMPAYPQEDGTVKLAAGWLIEQCGLKGIRNGDAGVHEKQALVLVNYGHAKGKEIYQLSEHIQQVVSSRFGIMLNREVNIIG, encoded by the coding sequence ATGACCATCGAAGAAAACATAACGCTCAGATCCTACCACACATTTCATTGCGAAAGCAGTGCAAGGTATCTGGCTCGTTGTGCAACAACGGATGATCTGCAATTGGTGCTGGCAGACCAAAAATTCCGGGAGATGCCCATGCTTATACTGGGTGGGGGAAGCAACGTATTGTTCACGTCGGATTTCAATGGGCTTGTTCTGCGCAATGAGCTGAAAGGCATACGGGTAATCCAGGAGGATGATACACACGTCTGGTTGCAAGCCAATGGTGGCGAAGTTTGGAATGATGTCGTAAACCATGCCATTGCCAATGGATGGGGAGGTCTGGAAAATCTTTCCCTGATTCCGGGCAATATAGGCGCCGCCCCCATGCAGAACATCGGAGCATACGGCGTAGAACTGAAGGATGTGTTTCACTCCCTTGAGGCGATTAACCGGGAAGATGGCAGCGTCCAAACATTCAGCCATGCGGATTGTGCCTTTGGTTACAGGGAAAGCGTTTTTAAGAACACCCTGAAAGACTGCTTCATCATCACATCGGTGACATTGAGGCTAACCAAACATCCTGTTGTAAATACTTCGTACGGAGCCATTGAAAAAGAATTGGAAGTCATGGGTATCAATAGCCCAGGCATACGCGAGGTTGGTGAGGCCGTGTGCAGGATACGCCAAAGCAAACTACCGGACCCCGAACACCTTGGAAATGCGGGAAGTTTTTTCAAAAATCCTGTAATTGATAAGAACGAAGCCATTAAACTCGCCGCTGAATTTCCGGAGATGCCTGCTTATCCGCAGGAAGATGGCACCGTAAAACTGGCGGCCGGCTGGCTGATTGAACAATGCGGACTTAAAGGCATTCGGAACGGTGATGCGGGAGTACATGAGAAACAGGCCCTGGTGCTGGTGAACTACGGCCATGCAAAGGGGAAAGAGATTTATCAGCTTTCGGAACACATTCAACAGGTGGTCTCTAGCCGGTTCGGTATTATGCTAAACCGGGAAGTCAACATCATTGGATGA
- a CDS encoding sugar transferase — protein MVHNIFKSYPKYKWFLALVDLLVLNTAFFLSVYLISFFKGTEFEAYARYITPVPEWKLFALYSLGVVLYYQYANLYKIQNIVNQGRHYFLLFKTSIFLIVGYILLQFLLKDIQISSRLFYLVLFLVMNILLFLIRIPLVDVLKGNVRLSDRVVVIGSGAIARKLVDLFDKNIRFKNVVGYVDDNGNTESFNGLDYLGSIEDIEAVRKEHKVDYFILAIDNLSRSRFFEIFGRFQDSNIPIHVNSQYLQVLYDHLEIDYYDELGLVRFASHDDNRFLHYTKRLFDIAFALVAIFLFSPLFLVIGMAVLLTSKGPIIYKQVRIGKDGKPFYFYKFRSMYVNSDKDPLRSQKVADFIKGDYSPETGSTKVVNKSNITPVGAIIRKFSLDELPQLVNVLLGNMSLVGPRPCVPGEWKIYEDWQKLRLKSIPGCTGIWQVSGRSKVDFEDSVLMDIYYNQNFTPWVDLKLILRTIPVMVLGKGGE, from the coding sequence ATGGTTCACAATATATTTAAATCATACCCCAAGTACAAGTGGTTCCTGGCACTTGTGGATTTGTTGGTTCTTAACACCGCATTCTTTCTTTCCGTTTATTTAATATCCTTTTTCAAAGGAACTGAGTTTGAAGCGTACGCGAGATATATCACTCCTGTACCCGAATGGAAGCTATTTGCTCTATATTCACTTGGGGTCGTATTATATTATCAGTACGCGAACTTGTATAAGATTCAGAATATTGTTAATCAGGGAAGGCATTATTTCCTGCTTTTCAAAACATCGATTTTCCTTATAGTAGGTTATATTTTGTTACAATTTCTATTGAAGGACATTCAGATCAGTTCACGGTTATTTTATCTGGTGCTATTTCTCGTCATGAACATTTTGCTGTTCCTTATTAGAATACCGTTGGTGGATGTTCTTAAAGGAAATGTGAGGTTGTCCGATAGGGTAGTTGTCATAGGTTCCGGTGCCATTGCAAGAAAGCTGGTGGATTTGTTTGATAAGAATATCAGATTTAAGAACGTTGTGGGATATGTGGATGACAATGGGAACACGGAAAGCTTTAATGGATTGGACTATCTCGGATCTATTGAGGATATTGAAGCTGTCAGAAAGGAACACAAAGTGGATTATTTTATTCTTGCAATTGATAATCTAAGCAGGAGCCGCTTTTTTGAGATATTTGGAAGGTTTCAGGATAGTAACATTCCTATCCACGTTAATTCACAATACCTGCAGGTTCTATATGACCATCTGGAAATAGATTACTATGATGAGTTGGGATTGGTTCGCTTTGCATCTCATGATGATAACCGGTTCCTGCACTATACAAAGAGATTGTTTGATATCGCTTTCGCACTTGTAGCCATCTTCCTTTTTTCACCGCTCTTTCTGGTGATCGGCATGGCTGTATTGCTTACGTCCAAAGGCCCCATTATTTATAAGCAGGTTAGAATCGGAAAGGATGGTAAACCCTTCTATTTCTATAAGTTCCGGTCCATGTATGTAAATAGTGACAAAGATCCGCTGCGTAGTCAGAAGGTAGCTGATTTCATCAAGGGCGATTATAGTCCGGAAACAGGATCTACCAAGGTGGTAAATAAAAGTAATATTACACCGGTTGGTGCAATCATAAGAAAATTCAGTCTTGATGAACTTCCTCAGTTAGTGAATGTACTGTTGGGTAATATGAGCTTGGTCGGACCTCGCCCATGTGTCCCTGGTGAATGGAAAATTTATGAGGACTGGCAGAAACTGCGACTGAAATCAATTCCGGGATGTACCGGAATCTGGCAGGTCTCCGGTCGCAGTAAGGTAGATTTTGAGGATTCTGTCCTGATGGATATATATTATAATCAAAACTTCACGCCCTGGGTTGACCTTAAGTTAATCTTGCGTACAATCCCCGTTATGGTTCTGGGTAAGGGTGGTGAATAA